The following proteins are co-located in the Mycolicibacterium goodii genome:
- a CDS encoding MetQ/NlpA family ABC transporter substrate-binding protein, translating into MTDTPGAGDGIDIEIKKRKRWPWVAGAAAVVVAIAGGIIYAQVANQDKEFGTTLEVATWSTDIAAENLLSYISENVAPDHGITIKPVQIDNLIEINRAVDAGDVAGNFFEHQPFLNDAIAANGFELTLAAPTFTWDQATYSNKYRNWDQVPNGAKIALRDDPAGQAIALLDLAEAGQITLKPGKDTIEGLPQLDDIESNPKDYEFVQVPIGQLARSLADVDAVTVHISDVYAAGLREEQILSRHPAPKGSEGGLVVSNRHLDDPNVQKLIETFKDPRIAEFLETTDNKLIRDTLGPIGQ; encoded by the coding sequence GTGACAGACACCCCCGGGGCCGGCGACGGCATCGACATCGAGATCAAGAAGCGCAAGCGGTGGCCGTGGGTCGCCGGCGCGGCCGCCGTCGTGGTGGCCATCGCCGGAGGCATCATTTACGCTCAGGTGGCAAACCAGGACAAGGAATTCGGTACCACGCTCGAGGTGGCGACCTGGAGCACAGACATTGCCGCCGAGAACCTGCTGTCCTACATCTCCGAGAACGTGGCGCCCGACCACGGCATCACCATCAAGCCGGTCCAGATCGACAACCTCATCGAGATCAACCGCGCGGTCGACGCGGGCGACGTGGCAGGTAACTTCTTCGAGCACCAGCCTTTCCTCAACGACGCGATCGCCGCCAATGGCTTCGAACTCACCCTGGCCGCACCGACGTTCACCTGGGACCAGGCGACGTACTCGAACAAGTACCGCAACTGGGACCAGGTGCCCAACGGTGCCAAGATCGCGTTGCGCGACGATCCTGCGGGCCAGGCCATCGCGCTGCTGGACCTCGCCGAGGCCGGACAGATCACCTTGAAGCCGGGCAAGGACACCATCGAAGGTCTCCCCCAGCTCGACGACATCGAATCGAATCCCAAGGATTACGAGTTCGTCCAGGTACCGATCGGCCAGTTGGCCCGCAGCCTCGCCGATGTCGACGCCGTCACCGTGCACATCTCCGACGTGTACGCGGCCGGCCTCCGGGAAGAGCAGATCCTCTCACGCCACCCCGCGCCGAAGGGCAGCGAAGGCGGGCTCGTGGTGAGCAACAGGCATCTCGACGATCCCAACGTGCAGAAGCTCATCGAGACCTTCAAAGATCCCCGCATCGCCGAGTTCCTCGAAACCACCGACAACAAACTGATCCGCGACACGCTCGGCCCCATCGGCCAGTGA
- a CDS encoding methionine ABC transporter permease, translated as MNILAQEDFSTPWSRVPDLLLPAYGETWAMVGITMVLVVLIGTPLGVTLHNTSPLGLYPNPRVFVALNTIVNIGRSLPFLILMAAIIPVTRFLVGTTIGIPAAIVPMTTAGIPFFARLVQNALREVRTDVTDMGQVSGGTTLQIIKTVQLSEALPALAGALTVNTIAMIEYSAIAGSIGAGGVGNLAITYGYNRFDHNIMIATAISLIITIQIVQFVGDRVVKSLTR; from the coding sequence GTGAACATCCTGGCGCAGGAGGATTTCAGCACACCGTGGTCTCGGGTACCGGATCTGCTGTTGCCGGCCTACGGCGAGACCTGGGCCATGGTCGGCATCACCATGGTGCTCGTCGTTCTCATCGGCACCCCGTTGGGCGTCACGCTGCACAACACGTCACCGCTGGGTCTCTACCCGAACCCGCGGGTATTCGTGGCGTTGAACACGATCGTCAACATCGGTCGGTCGCTGCCGTTTCTGATTCTCATGGCGGCGATCATCCCGGTGACCCGGTTCCTCGTCGGCACCACGATCGGCATCCCCGCGGCCATCGTGCCGATGACGACCGCGGGCATCCCGTTCTTCGCACGCCTGGTACAGAACGCGCTGCGCGAGGTGCGCACCGACGTCACCGACATGGGCCAGGTGTCCGGCGGCACCACGCTGCAGATCATCAAGACCGTGCAGCTGTCCGAGGCGTTGCCCGCGTTGGCCGGTGCGCTGACGGTGAACACCATCGCGATGATCGAATACTCGGCCATCGCAGGCTCGATCGGCGCAGGCGGTGTCGGAAACCTTGCGATCACCTACGGCTACAACAGATTTGACCACAACATCATGATCGCCACGGCAATCTCGCTGATCATCACCATCCAGATAGTCCAATTCGTCGGCGACCGTGTGGTCAAGAGCCTGACGCGCTGA
- a CDS encoding methionine ABC transporter ATP-binding protein, which yields MIEIENLTKRFGDRTVLDDISLSVGSGEILAVVGPSGAGKSTLSRCVSFLERPTSGTVRVDGKDFSRLEGAELIAARRDIGVIFQSAPLLRRRTVAENVALPLEYLNATEASIDKRVAELLGRVGLSDRSGYYPAQLSGGQKQRVGIARALALRPSVLLSDEATSGLDPVTTQSILELLGHLRDEFGLSIILITHEMEVVREIADSVARIDGGRIIENGSVTDIILDPHSSLARELLPVRPSAVPETPGQIWEISHASHNVPLDWLTAIHSAPGIDGTRISVLSASVEAIRGVVVGRATLALSPSAPTGFADYLAGRGLHARLVATPSTEGGAAA from the coding sequence GTGATAGAGATCGAGAACCTGACCAAACGATTCGGGGACCGCACGGTCCTCGACGACATCTCGTTGTCGGTGGGCAGCGGCGAAATCCTCGCCGTGGTGGGACCCAGCGGTGCGGGCAAGAGCACGCTGTCGCGCTGCGTCAGCTTTCTGGAGCGCCCCACCAGCGGCACAGTCCGCGTCGACGGCAAGGATTTCAGCCGTCTGGAGGGCGCCGAACTGATCGCGGCCCGCCGCGACATCGGGGTGATCTTCCAGAGCGCTCCGCTGCTGCGCCGCCGCACGGTCGCCGAGAACGTCGCGCTGCCATTGGAATACCTGAACGCCACCGAGGCCTCGATCGACAAACGAGTTGCCGAGTTGCTCGGACGCGTCGGACTGTCCGACCGCAGCGGCTACTACCCCGCGCAACTCTCGGGCGGCCAGAAACAGCGGGTCGGGATTGCCCGCGCCCTGGCGCTGCGGCCTTCGGTCCTGCTGTCCGATGAGGCCACCTCGGGTCTGGATCCCGTGACCACGCAATCGATCCTGGAACTGCTCGGCCATCTCCGTGACGAGTTCGGGTTGTCGATCATCCTGATCACCCACGAGATGGAGGTGGTGCGCGAGATCGCAGACTCGGTCGCGCGTATCGACGGCGGCCGCATCATCGAAAACGGTTCGGTCACCGACATCATCCTCGACCCACACTCGTCGCTGGCCCGTGAACTGCTGCCGGTGCGGCCCAGCGCCGTTCCGGAAACACCGGGCCAGATCTGGGAGATCTCGCACGCGTCCCACAACGTGCCGCTCGACTGGCTCACCGCGATCCATTCGGCGCCCGGCATCGACGGCACCCGCATCAGCGTGCTCAGCGCGAGCGTCGAAGCCATCCGCGGGGTGGTCGTCGGCCGCGCGACACTGGCGCTCTCGCCTTCGGCGCCTACCGGTTTCGCGGATTACCTCGCCGGCCGCGGTCTGCACGCCCGGCTCGTCGCGACCCCATCGACCGAGGGCGGGGCAGCGGCGTGA
- a CDS encoding LLM class flavin-dependent oxidoreductase, with protein MTGYPRFGVWANVHGTMAAMTHPEDPVDASWPRVRDQILLAERLGFDSTLIAQHTMNPLDESLDQLDAWSAAAAVAALTEKIEIIAAVKPSIIHPTVLAKQAQGIEEISGGRFAINVVNAWWIPDLERSGIGMLEHGERYAYGTEWLHVVRRLLTGERTTFHGNYFHVDDFVLHPTGTFRERPRIYLGGESTPARDLAAAEADVLFLNGQAEDDAYELIADVRRRARVGLHPLRFGMAAFVVTAPTQREAAELLEYHWELNARDKAAEGDTIERFSRDTDPASVMWQRLRERPHIGPNGGTAAGLVGDYDTVAQRIVDWCRGGIEIFMLAFQPFEAEMRRFAQEVMPRVRALMEKTEIAS; from the coding sequence ATGACCGGATACCCGCGATTTGGGGTGTGGGCGAACGTCCACGGCACCATGGCGGCAATGACGCACCCCGAGGATCCCGTCGACGCCTCCTGGCCGCGGGTTCGTGACCAGATCCTGCTGGCCGAAAGGCTCGGTTTCGACAGCACGCTGATCGCCCAGCACACGATGAACCCGCTCGACGAATCGCTCGACCAGCTCGACGCGTGGAGTGCCGCCGCGGCGGTCGCGGCGCTGACCGAGAAGATCGAGATCATCGCCGCGGTCAAACCGTCGATCATCCACCCGACGGTCCTGGCCAAGCAGGCGCAGGGCATCGAGGAGATCAGTGGCGGCCGGTTCGCGATCAACGTCGTGAACGCCTGGTGGATCCCCGACCTCGAGCGGTCCGGCATCGGAATGCTGGAGCACGGCGAGCGCTACGCCTACGGCACCGAATGGCTGCACGTCGTGCGGCGCCTGCTCACCGGAGAGCGAACGACGTTCCACGGCAACTACTTCCACGTCGACGACTTCGTCCTGCATCCCACCGGCACGTTCCGAGAGCGGCCGCGGATATACCTGGGCGGGGAGTCCACTCCCGCGCGAGACCTGGCCGCTGCCGAGGCCGACGTGCTGTTCCTCAACGGGCAGGCCGAGGACGACGCCTACGAGCTGATCGCCGACGTCCGAAGGCGTGCCCGGGTCGGCCTGCACCCGCTGCGCTTCGGCATGGCGGCGTTCGTGGTGACGGCGCCGACACAGCGCGAGGCGGCCGAACTGCTGGAGTACCACTGGGAGCTCAACGCCAGAGACAAAGCTGCCGAAGGCGATACGATCGAGCGCTTCAGCCGGGACACCGATCCGGCATCGGTGATGTGGCAGCGCCTGCGCGAACGTCCGCACATCGGGCCCAACGGCGGCACCGCGGCCGGGTTGGTCGGCGACTACGACACCGTCGCACAGCGCATCGTCGACTGGTGCCGAGGCGGGATCGAGATTTTCATGCTGGCATTCCAACCGTTCGAGGCCGAGATGCGTCGCTTCGCCCAGGAAGTGATGCCGCGCGTACGCGCACTGATGGAGAAGACGGAGATCGCGTCGTGA
- a CDS encoding LLM class flavin-dependent oxidoreductase has protein sequence MTEPLKFHWYLPTHGDTTTIADNRLSATEKAVSHLEPTLRNLTDLGRAAEDFGFEAVLTPTGSHCEDSWLATAALAQHTERLKYLVAFRPGVLSPTLAAQQVSTYQRFTGNRLALNVVTGGDDDEMRRYGDSLDKTARYRRTGEFLSVVRGIWSNPEFSFHGEFYDIEHARAAFPLTQVPTIYFGGSSPEAIEVAAEHADVYLTWGEKHEQVAEKIERVRAAAARHGRTLRFGLRMHTVARPTHEEAWQKAEELIEGLSPEQVRAAHERYLASGSEGQRRMAALTTGELLDARSLEVHPGLWAGPSLLRDGAGTAATGSYEEVAAVFKEYAQLGISEFILSGYPQAEEIRHVGAGVLPALGVTVPVG, from the coding sequence GTGACCGAACCGCTGAAGTTCCACTGGTATCTGCCGACACACGGCGACACCACGACGATCGCCGACAACCGGCTCAGCGCCACCGAGAAGGCCGTATCGCATCTCGAGCCCACGCTGCGAAACCTCACCGACCTTGGCCGCGCCGCAGAGGATTTCGGCTTCGAGGCGGTGCTCACGCCAACGGGGTCGCACTGCGAGGACTCCTGGCTCGCCACCGCCGCGCTGGCCCAGCACACCGAACGGTTGAAGTATCTCGTCGCGTTCCGGCCCGGTGTGCTGTCGCCAACGCTGGCTGCCCAACAGGTCAGCACGTATCAGCGCTTCACCGGGAACCGCTTGGCGCTCAACGTCGTCACGGGTGGTGACGATGACGAGATGCGCCGGTACGGCGACAGCCTCGACAAGACGGCGCGGTATCGGCGCACCGGCGAGTTCCTCAGCGTGGTACGCGGAATCTGGAGCAATCCCGAGTTCAGCTTCCACGGCGAGTTCTACGACATCGAGCACGCGCGGGCGGCCTTCCCGCTCACGCAGGTGCCCACCATCTATTTCGGCGGTTCCTCCCCGGAGGCCATCGAGGTGGCCGCCGAGCACGCCGACGTCTACCTGACGTGGGGTGAGAAGCACGAGCAGGTCGCCGAGAAGATCGAGCGCGTGCGGGCCGCCGCCGCGCGGCACGGTCGCACGCTGCGGTTCGGCCTCCGCATGCACACCGTGGCTCGGCCCACCCACGAGGAGGCGTGGCAGAAGGCCGAGGAACTGATCGAGGGACTCTCGCCCGAACAGGTCCGCGCGGCCCACGAGCGTTATCTGGCATCGGGATCGGAAGGGCAGCGGCGCATGGCGGCGCTCACCACCGGCGAACTGCTCGACGCACGCAGCCTCGAAGTGCATCCGGGCCTGTGGGCCGGCCCCAGCCTGCTGCGTGACGGTGCGGGCACTGCCGCGACCGGCAGCTACGAGGAGGTCGCGGCCGTGTTCAAGGAGTACGCGCAACTGGGCATCAGCGAGTTCATCCTGTCGGGCTACCCACAAGCCGAGGAGATCCGCCACGTCGGCGCCGGAGTGCTTCCTGCGCTCGGTGTGACCGTACCCGTCGGCTGA
- a CDS encoding GNAT family N-acetyltransferase, with protein sequence MSAIAVRSAQKFDVAPLAAVLGRAFADDPVMKWVMPDAARRARALPRMFATLTRHHHLRGGGAEVAVSGTGVGGTGIGAAALWDGPGRWKQTPAEELRMLPMLLLAFGRHLSRGRQVIDLMKEQHPEEPHWYLAVIGSDPTVRGGGYGHALMRSRLEQVDAEHAPAYLESSNPDNVPYYARFGFEVTGEIRLPDDGPVLTMMWRQPR encoded by the coding sequence GTGTCCGCCATCGCTGTTCGATCCGCACAGAAATTCGATGTGGCGCCGCTCGCCGCGGTCCTGGGTCGTGCCTTTGCCGACGACCCGGTGATGAAGTGGGTGATGCCCGACGCCGCGCGTCGTGCGCGGGCCCTGCCGCGCATGTTCGCGACCCTCACTCGTCATCACCACCTGCGTGGCGGGGGTGCCGAGGTCGCTGTGAGTGGTACCGGCGTCGGCGGTACCGGGATCGGGGCCGCGGCGCTGTGGGACGGACCCGGCCGCTGGAAGCAGACCCCCGCCGAAGAACTGCGGATGTTGCCGATGCTCCTTCTCGCGTTCGGGCGCCACCTCAGCCGTGGCCGTCAGGTCATCGACCTGATGAAGGAGCAGCATCCGGAGGAACCGCACTGGTATCTCGCGGTCATCGGCAGCGACCCGACCGTGCGGGGCGGCGGATACGGCCACGCGTTGATGCGCTCACGCCTCGAACAGGTCGACGCCGAGCACGCACCGGCATACCTGGAATCCAGCAATCCCGACAACGTCCCGTATTACGCCCGGTTTGGGTTCGAGGTCACCGGCGAGATCCGGTTGCCCGACGACGGGCCGGTGCTGACCATGATGTGGCGGCAACCCCGCTGA
- a CDS encoding DUF6480 family protein, with the protein MTAVPPDPDPADTPDLEPGGGVAPGATPPDSAQTSGLGEPEPRPRRKVTPTAAVSGIGLVLFLALFIAAGVLLILNMTGVFD; encoded by the coding sequence ATGACTGCTGTACCTCCCGACCCCGATCCGGCCGATACGCCCGATCTGGAACCAGGAGGTGGCGTCGCTCCCGGTGCGACGCCACCGGACTCTGCGCAGACCTCCGGCCTCGGCGAACCCGAACCCCGTCCGAGGCGCAAGGTCACCCCGACCGCCGCGGTGAGCGGTATCGGCCTGGTGCTGTTCCTGGCATTGTTCATCGCGGCAGGCGTGCTGCTGATCCTCAACATGACCGGGGTATTCGACTGA
- a CDS encoding type II toxin-antitoxin system PemK/MazF family toxin, with translation MVSQWKTFQRVLKGTENLVFNEAPKFVRQLQKSDNVPRTVQQGIQQGIQQGIRLGMDVLAGGLANVSANNAPAITAGRPVSEHSVPTAHRARKVVYSPDLDGRADPGEIVWTWVVYEDDPTKGKDRPVLVVGRDHHTLLGLMLSSQEHHRDDPNWVGIGTGTWDYDGRPSWVRLDRVLDVPEEGIRREGAILDRTRFEVVAERLRVEYSWS, from the coding sequence ATGGTGTCGCAGTGGAAGACGTTCCAGCGAGTTCTGAAGGGCACCGAGAACCTCGTCTTCAACGAGGCGCCGAAGTTCGTGCGCCAGCTACAGAAGTCCGACAACGTGCCCAGGACCGTGCAACAGGGCATCCAGCAGGGCATTCAACAGGGCATTCGGCTCGGAATGGACGTGCTGGCCGGCGGGCTTGCAAACGTCTCGGCGAACAACGCGCCCGCCATCACCGCCGGGCGGCCGGTCTCCGAACACAGCGTCCCCACCGCGCACCGCGCCCGCAAGGTGGTCTACTCCCCCGACCTCGACGGCCGCGCCGATCCCGGTGAGATCGTGTGGACGTGGGTGGTCTACGAGGACGACCCCACCAAGGGCAAGGACCGTCCCGTGCTGGTGGTGGGACGTGACCACCACACCCTGCTCGGGCTCATGCTCTCCAGCCAGGAACACCACCGCGACGACCCCAACTGGGTCGGCATCGGCACCGGCACCTGGGACTACGACGGCAGGCCCAGCTGGGTGCGCCTCGACCGGGTGCTCGACGTGCCCGAGGAAGGCATCCGCCGCGAGGGCGCGATCCTGGACCGCACGCGTTTCGAGGTGGTCGCCGAACGGTTGCGCGTCGAGTACTCCTGGAGCTAG
- the lepA gene encoding translation elongation factor 4, giving the protein MRYTHAHQEIPISSFADKTFTAPAQIRNFCIIAHIDHGKSTLADRMLQLTGVVDERSMRAQYLDRMDIERERGITIKAQNVRLPWRVDGQDHVLHLIDTPGHVDFTYEVSRALEACEGAVLLVDAAQGIEAQTLANLYLALDRDLAIIPVLNKIDLPAADPDRYAGELAHIIGCEPSDVLRVSGKTGEGVGQLLDEVVRQVPAPVGDPDAPTRAMIFDSVYDIYRGVVTYVRVVDGRIVPRERIAMMSTGATHELLEVGIVSPEPKASEGLGVGEVGYLITGVKDVRQSKVGDTVTTARKGATEALTGYREPKPMVYSGLYPVDGSDYPDLRDALDKLQLNDAALTYEPETSVALGFGFRCGFLGLLHMEITRERLEREFNLDLISTSPNVVYRVIQDDGTEKVVTNPSDWPEGKIREVYEPVVKTTIIAPSEFIGTIMELCQSRRGDLQGMDYLSPERVELRYIMPLGEIIFDFFDSLKSRTRGYASLDYEEAGEQEAALVKVDILLQGEAVDAFSAIVHKDAASAYGNKMTTKLKELIPRQQFEVPVQAAIGSRIIARENIRAIRKDVLSKCYGGDITRKRKLLEKQKEGKKRMKTIGRVDVPQEAFVAALSTDAAGDKPRK; this is encoded by the coding sequence GTGCGCTACACCCACGCCCACCAGGAGATTCCCATCAGCAGTTTCGCCGACAAGACGTTCACTGCGCCGGCGCAGATTCGGAACTTCTGCATCATCGCTCACATCGACCATGGCAAGTCGACGCTGGCCGACCGGATGCTGCAGCTCACCGGCGTCGTCGACGAGCGGTCGATGCGTGCCCAGTACCTCGACCGCATGGACATCGAGCGTGAGCGTGGGATCACGATCAAGGCCCAGAACGTCCGCCTTCCGTGGCGCGTCGACGGGCAGGACCATGTGCTGCACCTGATCGACACCCCCGGCCACGTCGACTTCACCTACGAGGTGTCCCGCGCGCTGGAGGCCTGCGAGGGTGCGGTGCTGCTGGTCGACGCCGCCCAGGGCATCGAGGCGCAGACGTTGGCCAACCTGTACCTGGCACTGGACCGCGATCTCGCGATCATCCCGGTGCTCAACAAGATCGACCTGCCCGCGGCCGATCCGGACCGCTACGCCGGCGAGCTCGCCCACATCATCGGCTGCGAACCGTCGGATGTGCTGCGGGTCTCCGGCAAGACCGGCGAAGGCGTCGGCCAACTGCTCGACGAGGTGGTGCGCCAGGTGCCCGCGCCGGTGGGTGACCCCGATGCGCCGACGCGCGCGATGATCTTCGACTCGGTGTACGACATCTACCGCGGCGTGGTTACCTACGTGCGTGTGGTCGACGGCAGGATCGTGCCGCGCGAGCGCATCGCGATGATGTCCACCGGCGCCACGCACGAACTGCTCGAGGTCGGCATCGTCTCACCCGAACCGAAGGCCAGCGAAGGCCTCGGCGTCGGTGAGGTCGGCTACCTCATCACGGGCGTGAAAGACGTCCGCCAGTCGAAGGTCGGCGACACCGTGACCACGGCGCGCAAGGGCGCGACCGAAGCGCTCACGGGGTATCGCGAACCCAAGCCGATGGTGTACTCGGGCCTGTATCCGGTCGACGGTTCGGACTACCCGGATCTGCGTGACGCGCTGGACAAGTTGCAGCTCAACGACGCCGCCCTGACCTACGAGCCGGAGACCTCCGTGGCGCTGGGCTTCGGGTTCCGCTGCGGGTTCCTGGGACTGCTGCACATGGAGATCACCCGCGAACGCCTGGAGCGCGAGTTCAACCTCGACCTGATCTCCACCTCGCCCAATGTGGTGTACCGGGTGATCCAGGACGACGGCACCGAAAAAGTCGTCACCAACCCGTCGGACTGGCCCGAGGGCAAGATCCGCGAGGTTTACGAGCCCGTGGTGAAGACGACGATCATCGCGCCCAGCGAGTTCATCGGCACGATCATGGAGCTGTGCCAGTCCCGCCGCGGCGACCTGCAGGGCATGGACTACCTGTCTCCCGAGCGCGTCGAACTGCGCTACATCATGCCGCTCGGTGAGATCATCTTCGACTTCTTCGATTCGCTGAAATCCCGTACCCGCGGCTACGCGAGCCTCGACTACGAGGAGGCGGGTGAGCAGGAGGCCGCGTTGGTCAAGGTCGACATCCTGCTGCAGGGCGAGGCCGTCGACGCGTTCAGCGCCATCGTGCACAAGGACGCGGCGTCGGCCTACGGCAACAAGATGACCACCAAACTCAAGGAACTGATCCCGCGGCAGCAGTTCGAGGTGCCGGTGCAGGCCGCGATCGGCTCGAGAATCATTGCGCGCGAGAACATCCGGGCGATCCGCAAGGACGTGCTGTCGAAGTGCTACGGCGGTGACATCACCCGTAAGCGCAAGCTGCTGGAAAAGCAGAAAGAGGGCAAGAAGCGGATGAAGACCATCGGCCGGGTCGACGTGCCCCAGGAGGCGTTCGTCGCGGCGCTGTCCACCGACGCGGCCGGTGACAAACCCAGGAAGTAG
- a CDS encoding sensor domain-containing protein, producing the protein MNTVGKVVMLAASLTLLVGCTRIVDGSVQPAADLAPRPLGAAEIAQVLPDADELSEILDQRIIEDIDGRRALEGGVDEMADGLATESDASPHDCVGAATPMQRSVYESADVTEVIGEGFEGDDDGGAILAAGVGVVALDSVADANKLFDTFAEQWQDCDGTTVTIVKESVRGGFFTDHVTDVRVEDSVVAATIEFGHTVDSTVNPVARALGVRANCLVEVDVAYYSDPQSHPKGNTDVDSVAIDIAHLMMDHISDLS; encoded by the coding sequence ATGAACACGGTCGGCAAGGTGGTGATGCTGGCCGCGTCGCTGACGCTGCTGGTGGGCTGCACCAGGATCGTCGACGGGTCGGTGCAACCGGCTGCGGATCTGGCGCCGCGACCGCTCGGCGCAGCGGAGATCGCACAGGTGCTGCCCGATGCCGACGAACTCTCCGAGATCCTCGATCAGCGGATCATCGAGGACATCGACGGGCGGCGCGCGCTGGAGGGCGGCGTCGACGAGATGGCCGACGGTCTGGCGACGGAAAGCGATGCGTCGCCGCATGATTGCGTCGGCGCCGCGACCCCCATGCAGCGCAGCGTCTACGAGTCCGCGGACGTCACCGAGGTGATCGGCGAGGGCTTCGAGGGCGACGACGACGGGGGCGCCATCCTCGCCGCGGGTGTCGGTGTGGTGGCCCTCGACAGCGTCGCCGACGCCAACAAGCTCTTCGACACGTTCGCCGAGCAGTGGCAGGACTGCGACGGCACCACCGTCACGATCGTCAAGGAGTCGGTGCGCGGTGGCTTCTTCACCGACCACGTCACCGATGTGCGGGTCGAGGATTCCGTCGTCGCCGCGACCATCGAGTTCGGCCACACCGTCGACAGCACGGTCAACCCGGTGGCCCGCGCGTTGGGGGTGCGGGCAAACTGCCTCGTCGAGGTCGACGTGGCGTACTACAGCGACCCGCAGAGCCACCCGAAGGGCAACACCGACGTGGATTCGGTCGCGATCGACATCGCGCACCTGATGATGGACCACATCAGCGATCTGAGCTGA
- a CDS encoding sensor domain-containing protein: MTSGRRRTRLGPAGAAVTSAVAAGVLLSGCVHVVDGSATRDPLALPLGAAVSETDLDTLLLPVTELGDIVGSSDLTVTVELDEFNDSSAAMDDPDCLAAAFGAQERVYAGTGWTAVRDQIVREPGALNPHWIEQAVVLFRSDLHARDFFDESHKTWDGCVGSLTTYDTAQMPVEWSVSEVTAGESTISQMSVPETAVQGGCQHALSVAANVVVEAWACGEDIDTQASAIVDQIVSNIE, from the coding sequence ATGACGTCCGGGCGACGCCGGACCCGGCTGGGCCCCGCGGGTGCCGCGGTCACCTCCGCAGTGGCCGCCGGCGTGCTGCTCTCGGGGTGCGTGCACGTCGTCGACGGATCGGCGACGCGGGATCCCTTGGCGCTGCCGCTGGGAGCCGCGGTGTCCGAGACCGATCTCGACACCCTGCTGTTGCCGGTCACCGAACTCGGTGACATCGTCGGGTCCTCCGACCTGACGGTGACCGTCGAGCTCGACGAGTTCAACGACAGTTCCGCGGCGATGGACGATCCGGATTGTCTGGCAGCCGCTTTCGGCGCTCAGGAGCGGGTGTACGCGGGCACCGGATGGACCGCGGTGCGTGATCAGATCGTGCGTGAACCCGGCGCGCTCAACCCGCACTGGATCGAACAGGCCGTGGTGCTGTTCCGCTCCGATCTGCACGCCCGCGACTTCTTCGACGAGTCACACAAGACGTGGGACGGCTGCGTGGGATCCCTGACCACCTACGACACCGCCCAGATGCCGGTGGAGTGGTCGGTCAGCGAGGTCACCGCCGGGGAATCCACGATCAGCCAGATGTCGGTGCCCGAGACCGCGGTACAGGGCGGCTGCCAGCACGCGCTGTCGGTGGCGGCCAACGTCGTCGTCGAGGCGTGGGCCTGCGGTGAGGACATCGACACTCAGGCCAGCGCGATCGTCGACCAGATCGTGTCCAACATCGAGTAG
- a CDS encoding GAF domain-containing protein: MTDVTTSEPHRTDTTPGLSSIASTLEAVAEKLGVKSVLVMRSEPDSMVVAATAGEATKHYTVGAAGKKAGTDPERVPLYCERVVDSDETLFVRDSRQDSTFAGNEDEAEFGLSNYLGLAVHDGCGNVVGTVCVLDDTAREYSDDERSQLEGLRTQVEQIVARDGTALG; encoded by the coding sequence ATGACGGACGTGACCACATCAGAGCCGCACCGCACCGACACCACACCCGGGCTGTCCTCCATCGCCTCGACCCTTGAAGCCGTCGCCGAGAAGTTGGGCGTCAAATCCGTTCTGGTGATGCGGTCGGAACCGGACTCCATGGTGGTGGCCGCGACCGCGGGCGAGGCCACCAAGCACTACACGGTCGGGGCCGCCGGGAAGAAGGCCGGTACCGATCCCGAGCGGGTACCGCTGTACTGCGAACGCGTCGTCGATTCCGACGAGACGCTGTTCGTCCGGGACTCACGCCAGGACAGCACCTTCGCCGGAAACGAAGACGAGGCGGAGTTCGGTTTGAGCAACTACCTGGGGTTGGCCGTGCACGACGGCTGCGGCAATGTCGTCGGAACGGTGTGCGTGCTCGACGACACCGCGCGCGAGTACTCCGACGACGAGCGCAGTCAGCTCGAAGGGCTGCGGACGCAGGTCGAGCAGATCGTCGCGCGCGACGGCACCGCACTGGGCTGA